CCTCATATGCGTGCACCGGAATGCGCGTCATTGCAAAGGACGGCTCGGTGGTGTGGGTTCGTTCCATGGAATTCGGCACTTCAACCAAATCCGATATCATGATCGTGCCGCGAGGCATGGCATGGACTTCCTCGGCCCCCGACGGGAAAAAAGGCATGCAGTGGACCAATAAATATGCCTTCGTCGGTCCCAACGGATTTGCAATGGAGAGTCCCCTTGAGGGCATGAACGAGAAGGGCCTGTACGTTGGCGGTTTTTGGATGGCGGCAGGGGAGTCGGAGTATCCCAAGATCAAGCCTGCCGATTATTCCCAGACAATATCCCAGGCTGACTTTGGAGCCTGGCTCCTGGGCAATTGTGCCTCGGTGGCTGAAGTGAAGGAAAGGGTCCCCCAATTGAAGCTGACCGGAGTTGAGGTTGAGTTTCTTCATATGTCCCCGCTCGTCCACTGGTCCGTGGTGGATGCGAGCGGCAAGGCCGTTGTTATCGAGTCCATAGGCGGGGTGATTACGGTTTCGGAAAATCCTGTGGGCGTTTTCACCAATGCCCCGTCGTTCGGTTGGCATCTGAACCACCTGCGCATGTATATAAATTTGCGTCCGGACAATGTGCAGCCCTTCAAGCTCGGTGATTACAAGATCACGCCGTTGGGGCAGGGAACGGGGCTGCTCGGGTTGCCCGGCGACCAGACTCCGCCTTCACGGTTTGTGCGGGCTGCTTTCTATGCCAACACTGCGCTTCAACCCGAGGATGCGGATGGCTCCGTGACTCTGGGCATGAACCTGATCGCCAACTTCTCCATCCCCAAGGGACTGTCCAGCGGGATCGGCGGCGACGGGAAACAGGAATTCGACTATACGCAGTGGACCACTGTATACGATTTCAACAGAAAAGCCCTGTACTTCCGGACTTATGATGATCAGGACTACAAGAAGGTCAGCTTTGACAAGCTGCCGTTGGACGGGAAGAAATTGCTCTTCATCCCCATGTGGAATGTGAAGCCGACGTACGCAGATGTGAGCGGACAGGCAAAGACGCACTAAAGAGGCGGGGTTTGTATCCCCTGTGTCTCCTTGGACGACATAATCAGGAAAAGGACTTGCGGAGAGTGACCGCAAGTCCTTTTTTCTGGCCGGGATGAGAAGGGGTGCCCCATGCTGGCAGGCGAAGGAGTCGACTGGGTTTGGATGTCTCCGGTTTATCTTTCCAGGTAGGTGTAGCCCTGCAGGCCGCTTTTGTATGCCTGGAGGATTTCCCGTCTCTGTGCCGGAGTTATCCGGCCTTGGCGCACACTGTTTTCAGCCGTTTCCCGGAAGCGGGTCAGCAGGGCTTTGGTGTCGTATTCCACATAGGAAAGGACATCTTCCACAGTGTCGCCTTCCAATTCGCCGACAAAATCGAATTTACCGTTCTCGCCTATCCTGACAGTGACGACATTGGTGTCACCGAGCAGGTTGTGCAGGTCGCCGAGTGTTTCCTGGTATGCCCCGACAAGGAAAGCGCCAAGGTGGTATTCTTCAGAATTCTTCAATGGATGCAGAGGCATTGTTCGTTTGACGCCCTGTCGGTCGATGAACCGGTCGATCTTGCCGTCGCAGTCGCAGGTGATGTCGGCCAGGAATCCCTCGCGGGTCGGTGCTTCGCCGAGCCTGTGTACCGGCATGATCGGGAAGAGCTGTCCGATGGCCCATGCGTCGGGCAAAGATTGGAACACACTGAAATTGCAGTAGTAAATGTCGGAAAGTGTTTGAATGACGCCCTCAAGCTCTTGGGGGATAGTGGGCAGGTCCCTGGCGATTGTCGCGATGCGCTGGATGGTTTGCCAGAATACGTTTTCCCCCAGAGCGCGTTCCCGAAAGGATATATTGCCTTGATTGAAGGCCTGACGGACTTCATCCCGGTAGTAGAGGATGTCGTTGTAGCAGGTTTGGACATTGCGCAGATTCAAGGACTGCATTGTTTCGTGAAGGTGCAGGATGTGAATATAGGTATCTTGAGGCAGTTCTTTTGGAAGCGGCTCCGGTACGAAGCGGGCGGTATCCAGTACATTGAAGAGCAGTATGGAATAGTACGCGACCAGTGCCCGACCCGATTCGGTGATGATGGTCGGATGCGGCACACCCTGTTCGTCGAGTACGGTCATGACGCCTTCGACCACATCGACACAGTATTCATCTACTGAATAGTTGCGGCTGCTCATGAAGTTGGTCTTTGTGCCGTCGTAATCTACGGCAAGACCACCGCCGAGGTCGAGGTAGCGCATTCCGGCGCCTTCTGCCACCAAGCCTGCATAGACTCGGCTTGCTTCGGCCACACCGCTACGGATTTCGCGGATGTTGGGAATCTGCGAGCCCAGGTGGTAATGAAGCAGTTGCAGACAATCGAGCATCCCGGCTTCCTTGAGGCTGTCGATGCTGTCGATGACCTGCGCTGCATTGAGGCCGAAGATGGAACGGTCGCCGCCGGAATCGGCCCAAAGGCCGTTGGCCTGTGTGGAGAGCTTGACGCGAACGCCAAGATTGGGCTTGACCCCAAGCGCCTTGGAGCGTTCGACAATGAGTGGTAGTTCACCAGGCATTTCGATTACCAGTACGCAATTGAAACCCAGTTGGGTCGCGTGCAGGGCCAGGTTGATGAATTCCTCATCCTTGTACCCGTTGCATACGAGTACAGCCTCATTATCGTTGAGCATGCCCATGGCCGCAATGAGCTCGGCCTTGCTGCCGGCTTCCAATCCGTGGTGGTACTTCTTGCCATGACGGGTCACGGCCTCCACCACCTGTTGTTGCTGGTTGACCTTGATGGGATATGCGCCAAGATACGATCCTTGGTAGTCAAGGTTCTTTATGGCTGCAATGAAGCTGTTGTTGAGCAGGGAAATCTGTGTTTCGAGGAGGTTTTCGATGCGGAGAAGTACGGGCATGTCGAGGCCCCGCGCCTGAATGCCCGCGATTATTTCAGGAATGCTGACCGCGTTTCCGAAGTTGCCTGGCGCAGCGGTTACCTGAAGATCACCGGACTCGGAAATGCCGAAGAAACCGGCACCCCAATCCCGAACGCCATAGAGTTCCGTGGATCGTTCAACGGTCCATCTTTCCAAGGGTGGGGTCATTCAAATATCCTCCAGCCGAATTAGGATTTGGGAAAAAACGGTTTTTTGCATCAGCTGTTTCTGATTCTCAAACATGAAAGCGGGAGTTATGAGCGGGGTGGTCAAAAGTCAATACAAATGTACGTGCGTCTGCATATGCGGTGCGTATCAGAAGAGTCCTACCTCACTGGCAGTCTGGCGGCATGCCCATCTCAAGGCGGTGTGCAGGTGCTGGAAAAGAAAAGGGTTTATGGAGTGATTCCATAAACCCTTGATTTATCTGGTCGGGATGAGAGGATTTGAACCTCCGGTCTCTGCGTCCCGAACGGGATGGATTACGTTGTATCCTTTGTAGTCACTGTATTTATTTTTGTATGTCACATGAAAAATACCCGTAAAATGGGTCTAAAATGTAACAAGAAATGTGACAGTATCAAGTCGTACTGTTTTGTTCTATTGATTAGACTTTTAGCCTTTTTTTTACTGTGGCTCGGTAATCAATGAAGGCTGCTTTGAATGCATCTGCGAGTATGTCGCTTTTGGGCATTACTTCTTGTTCGAACCTGACCCTTTCTCGATCCCGATCAAAGACCCCCTCCATCGTTGCGGGGTCAATAGACTGATCATCGTTACGGGTGGGTAGTCCCTCTATGGCATAGTAGCTTAGTAATTCATCGGTTGCTTTCAGTAGCTGCGTTTTTTTGTTCTCGATAATATCAAAAAGGAATTTGTTAGATGCTTTCGGTGCCTCTGAGAGATAGTGATAAAAATTATTTCTAGCCTGACCAATATGGTAGCTTGAGCGTGCGCCTCCGTAGATTGCTCTCATAGTATTTTCGTCGGCTATGGCATCAAGCGTATGAAATACCCTGATATCATGTTCAGTAGTGAGGTTTTTACTGTCGATATACCGCTTCGACAGGAATCCTAGGCCAAAAGTCAAAATTGGAATTCCTATGTCCTTAATTAGTTCCCACATGGCAATCTCTTGGTACGGGGTTAGGACTTATAGTGGCAAGGGCTGTAGACTGATATTTAAGTATATCTTTTTATCAGAGCAATCAATGAACGCACGAGGAGCAATCTATGCGTTCAGAGCGCAAAGCATATCGTTGATATTATGTCAGAATCTTGGCTTTTTTTTGATTTGGCGTTGGAAAAATGTGACAAATTATGTGATGAACAGAAAAAGGCACTTACGAAAACTTCCGTAAGTGCCTGTAATATCTGGTCGGGATGAGAGGATTTGAACCTCCGGTCTCTGCGTCCCGAACGCAGCGCTCTACCAGACTGAGCCACATCCCGATTGCGTGAGAGGGATGTTTAGTCCACAGGTTTCAAAAAGGCAAGGTAAAAATGCAACTTGGAGCCAAGGTTGTGGACAAAGGAATTAAAGATGCCTAAAGTCAGAATTTGAATGAATAAAAAAAGGTAGTCATGGCAGTCCGTAGGGATGTTTGCTGCAAAATGCAATCCCGGATTGGTTTGAGGACGTCGCCTGCTGATTGTCTGCCGGCATTAGCTCTAAGGAGAGTTGTTTGTGATTAAAGTGCTCGTCGTTGATGATTCCGCCTTCATGCGCAAGGCCATCAGCACCATGCTCGACAAGGACCCCTCCATCGTTGTGGTGGGTGTTGCTCGTGACGGCCAGGAAGGGCTGAACATGGTGCGCGAGCTTGATCCCGATGTCGTGACAATGGATATCGAAATGCCGAAAATGGACGGTTTGACCGCCCTTCGGCATATTATGATGGAGTCTCCCAGGCCTGTACTCATGGTCAGTTCTCTGACCACAGAGGGGGCCCAGTCCACGCTGAAGGCCATGGAGCTCGGGGCTGTTGATTTCATCCCCAAGCAATTATCCAAAGTATCTTTGGATATTATCAAGATCGAGAAGGATCTGATCGAAAAGGTCAAAGCCGTTGCCGCGCGCAAGATGCGGCATGTGGTGGCCCGAACTGCGGTCCGCCCCAAACTTAAACCGGCTGCACCTTTCGCGCGTCCGACCGGTCGACCTCTACGGGATGTTGTCGTCATTGGCGTGTCCACGGGGGGACCTCCGGTGGTGCAGAAGATTTTGTCTTCGCTTCCTGCCGATTTCCCGGCCGGTATCGTTATCGCCCAACATATGCCTGCCGCATTTACTGGTCCTTTTGCCGCGCGTCTGGACAGTGTCAGCAATATCAAGGTCAAGGAGGCCGAGACCGGTGACGTGCTCAAGGCCGGACACGCCTTTGTGGCTCCTGGCGGAAGGCATGTGATCCTTGACCAGAAAATCAGTCGTATCGATTTGATCGTTTCCGAAGAGCCTCGGGAAGCCTTGTACAAACCTTCAGCCAATGTGCTCATCAGTTCTGCAGCGGAAGCCGTGGGACGTCGGGGGCTCGGTGTGATCCTGACCGGCATGGGCAACGATGGATGTGAAGGAATACGTGATCTCAAGGCTAAAGGGGGCCGTGCCCTGGCCCAGAGTGATTCCACCTGCGTGGTGTACGGTATGCCCAAGGCCGTTGTTGACGAGAACCTTGTCGATGAGGTTGTTGATCTTGACGATATGGCCGAGTCCATCATCGCGAATTTATTCAAGTAGAAAACAAACAAGGATCCATGAATCCACATAGTGGGAGGGCTGACGAAATGGCGGATTGCACCGAGTATCTGGCGCTGCTGGGTAGCGACAACAAGGAAGTTGTGCGGGAGAGCGCGTTTCGAGCCGGCGAGGATAATTGTGTGGAGGCGGTACCCAAGCTGGCTGAATTGCTCAAGACCAACCATCTGGGCATTCAGGAAGCGGTTGACAGTTCCTTGCGCAAGATCGGCGGCAAGGAGACCGTGCAGGCCGTCATTCCGCTCCTGCGTTCCGATGAGGCTCCCGTGCGTAACCTGTCCATGGATATCCTGCGTGAGGTTGGGAATCAGGACATGGCCTCCCTGATACATCTGACTCAGGATGAAGACACGGATATCCGCATTTTTGTCGCCGACATACTTGGTTCCACCAATAGCATCCTGGCGGTCAAGCCCCTGTGTGACGCCCTGCTCAAGGATCCGGAGGTCAACGTCCGATATCAAGCCGCCGTCAGTCTGGGCGAATTGGGCATGGAAGACGCCACCCCATGTCTGAACAAGGCCATCGATGACGAGGAATGGGTCCAGTATTCCGTCATCGAGGCATTGACCAAGATCGGCCATGCCAGTTCCGTGGATGCGTTGGTCAAGGCCCTGGATGGAGCCTCGGATTTGGTGGCGTCCATGATTATCGATTCACTGGGGGAAATGGGCAACGTCAAGGCCGTGACCATGTTGCTCAAACGTATGTCCGACTCCCCGACTGCACTGCGCAACAAGATCGCCAAGGCCATAGTCAAGATTCTTGGCGGCAAGTCCCTGACCCTGTTGAGCGACGACGAGCGCGAGCGGTTCAAGCTCTATCTGCTGGTTGCTCTTCAGGACGAGGATGTGGAGATTCAGGACGCTGCCATTCAGGGACTGGCTTATCTGGGCGGCGAAGAGGCTTCGAGAGGTATTCTGCAGATTGCCGGTGCCCTGGATCAGGATCGGGATCAGGAGCGGCTGCAGTCGATCATAACCTTCCTGGCGCAGATAGGTCTGACCGAGGCCCTCAAGGTCGGCTTGCTCGGCGAGAATCAGGATGTTGCAAGGGTCACCGTGCAGACGCTTTCCCAGATCAGTCCCAAGGGGGTTGAGGAGAACAGGAAGGTCTGCGATATCCTCATGGGTGCTTTTTGGAAGGCCGGGTTGCCTGTGCAGCGGCAGATAGTCAGTGTTGTGGCTGCTCATGGGTTCGAGCAGGCCAAGGACTTTTTTGTCAAAATATTGAATGAACACGACGACGGCACCGTGTTGAAGAGCGCTGTCTATCTTTTGGGAGAACAGCTTCGGCTGGCAGAAGTTGCTGGCAGGATTTTTCCGCTTTTGGAGCACCCATACGATGACGTTAAGGAAGCTGCCCTTGATGCCTGCATTGCCATCGGCGGGGCTGAGGTCATGGCACGTTTTCGTGATATGTTCGACAGCCCGGACCCCATATCCCGGCTCATGTCCACCTATGCCCTCGGCAAGCTCGCCCCCGTGGAGAATCTGGACATACTGAAACAGGCGGTCGAGGATGAGTTGTCGGATATTCGCAAGGTTGCAGTGGAGGCCCTGGCGTCTGTTGAAGGGCATGACGATATCTGGCGGCCCCTGGTGCTGCATCGTCTTTCCGACGAGAGCAAGGATGTGCGCCTGACGGTCATTGAGATCATGGGACAGCATTATGACGACGATATGGTTCCGCATCTTATTGATGCCTTGAGCGACGATGATGACTGGGTCAAAATCAGGGCCATGGATGCCTTGGGAGAACACTCCACGCCTCAGGCTGTGTCGCTTATGATTGATATGCTGAATAATTCCAACCGGTTTGTCGTTATGAAGGCCATTGAGGCCTTGGGCAATATCGGTGGTGGAGAGGCCTTTGCGGCGCTGTTGGAAGTCACCAACAGCGATGAGTATGAGTTGGTGAGCGCGGCCGAGGAAGCTATCGCCAAGATACAGGACTCACAGGAGTAGGCGCTCTTAATGTCATCCCTTTTTTCCAAAACCATAACCCTTGGCAAAGATCTGAGGATAACGGATCTGGAGTTTTCCCATCTGCGGGACTTCATCTATGCAGAATGTGGAATCTATATTGCGGATAATCGCAAGTATCTGTTGGAAAATCGTCTTGGGAATCGACTCAAGAAACTGAATCTGAAAAATTTTGACGAGTATTACAACCTGCTTCGGTTCGATGTGGGCAAGGCTCAGGAGATGAAGAAGTTGTTCGAGGTCATCACGACCAATGAAACCAGCTTCTATCGCAATCCGCCGCAGCTCAGTGTTTTTCAGAATGAGGTGTTGACCGAAGTGTTCGCCTTCTGTCGCAAGCAGGGACGGAAGTTGCGCATCTGGTCTGCCGGATGTTCAACGGGCGAAGAACCGTACACCATTTCCATGATCATTCATGAGATGCTCAAGGCCGAGGTCGCTTCGTGGGATATTCGGATTACGGCCAACGATCTGTCCGATCGAGTGTTGGAGTCCGCCCGAAAGGGGATTTATAATGACTATACTCTCAGGACGACTCCTCCAGATATCGTAGCGCGGTATTTTGTCATGGACAATGGACAGAACAAGATCAAGCAGGAAGTCAAAAGGCTGGTGAGTTTTGGGCAGATTAATCTGAGGGATCGAGTACAGGTAAAACGGGTAGAGCGATCGCAGGTGATTTTTTGCCGAAATGTCATAATTTATTTTGATGATGAGATGAAGAAGCGGGTTATCAACGCATTTTACGACAATTTGCTGCCGGGCGGTTACCTGATTATCGGGCATTCCGAATCGTTGCATAACATCACGCGTGCGTTCAAACCCATTCACTATCCTGGCGCTATAATTTACAAGAAGGAAGAGTAGGGTATGCACTTAATCGGATTTGATAAAGTGACCCGGATTATGTTATTCAAGGGGGAAGTATGCCTAAACATATTCTGATTGTGGACGATTCGAAGACTGTCCGGAACCTTGTGGCCTTCATCATGAAAAAGGAAGGGTTCAAGGTGACGACCGCTGAAGACGGTTTGGACGGCCTGGAAAAGCTGTACAGTCTCGGTGCAGTCGATTTGATCGTTTCAGATGTCAATATGCCTCGCATGGACGGCTTGACTTTTATTAAAACTGTCAGGGAACAAGCGGCGTATCGGGATATTCCTATCGTGGTTCTTTCTACCGAGGGCCAGGATAAGGATGTTCAGACCGGGCTTACAGTGGGCGCGAACCTCTACATGGTAAA
This sequence is a window from Pseudodesulfovibrio sp. S3. Protein-coding genes within it:
- a CDS encoding linear amide C-N hydrolase, with product MRVIAKDGSVVWVRSMEFGTSTKSDIMIVPRGMAWTSSAPDGKKGMQWTNKYAFVGPNGFAMESPLEGMNEKGLYVGGFWMAAGESEYPKIKPADYSQTISQADFGAWLLGNCASVAEVKERVPQLKLTGVEVEFLHMSPLVHWSVVDASGKAVVIESIGGVITVSENPVGVFTNAPSFGWHLNHLRMYINLRPDNVQPFKLGDYKITPLGQGTGLLGLPGDQTPPSRFVRAAFYANTALQPEDADGSVTLGMNLIANFSIPKGLSSGIGGDGKQEFDYTQWTTVYDFNRKALYFRTYDDQDYKKVSFDKLPLDGKKLLFIPMWNVKPTYADVSGQAKTH
- the speA gene encoding biosynthetic arginine decarboxylase; the protein is MTPPLERWTVERSTELYGVRDWGAGFFGISESGDLQVTAAPGNFGNAVSIPEIIAGIQARGLDMPVLLRIENLLETQISLLNNSFIAAIKNLDYQGSYLGAYPIKVNQQQQVVEAVTRHGKKYHHGLEAGSKAELIAAMGMLNDNEAVLVCNGYKDEEFINLALHATQLGFNCVLVIEMPGELPLIVERSKALGVKPNLGVRVKLSTQANGLWADSGGDRSIFGLNAAQVIDSIDSLKEAGMLDCLQLLHYHLGSQIPNIREIRSGVAEASRVYAGLVAEGAGMRYLDLGGGLAVDYDGTKTNFMSSRNYSVDEYCVDVVEGVMTVLDEQGVPHPTIITESGRALVAYYSILLFNVLDTARFVPEPLPKELPQDTYIHILHLHETMQSLNLRNVQTCYNDILYYRDEVRQAFNQGNISFRERALGENVFWQTIQRIATIARDLPTIPQELEGVIQTLSDIYYCNFSVFQSLPDAWAIGQLFPIMPVHRLGEAPTREGFLADITCDCDGKIDRFIDRQGVKRTMPLHPLKNSEEYHLGAFLVGAYQETLGDLHNLLGDTNVVTVRIGENGKFDFVGELEGDTVEDVLSYVEYDTKALLTRFRETAENSVRQGRITPAQRREILQAYKSGLQGYTYLER
- a CDS encoding chemotaxis response regulator protein-glutamate methylesterase; the protein is MIKVLVVDDSAFMRKAISTMLDKDPSIVVVGVARDGQEGLNMVRELDPDVVTMDIEMPKMDGLTALRHIMMESPRPVLMVSSLTTEGAQSTLKAMELGAVDFIPKQLSKVSLDIIKIEKDLIEKVKAVAARKMRHVVARTAVRPKLKPAAPFARPTGRPLRDVVVIGVSTGGPPVVQKILSSLPADFPAGIVIAQHMPAAFTGPFAARLDSVSNIKVKEAETGDVLKAGHAFVAPGGRHVILDQKISRIDLIVSEEPREALYKPSANVLISSAAEAVGRRGLGVILTGMGNDGCEGIRDLKAKGGRALAQSDSTCVVYGMPKAVVDENLVDEVVDLDDMAESIIANLFK
- a CDS encoding HEAT repeat domain-containing protein, producing MADCTEYLALLGSDNKEVVRESAFRAGEDNCVEAVPKLAELLKTNHLGIQEAVDSSLRKIGGKETVQAVIPLLRSDEAPVRNLSMDILREVGNQDMASLIHLTQDEDTDIRIFVADILGSTNSILAVKPLCDALLKDPEVNVRYQAAVSLGELGMEDATPCLNKAIDDEEWVQYSVIEALTKIGHASSVDALVKALDGASDLVASMIIDSLGEMGNVKAVTMLLKRMSDSPTALRNKIAKAIVKILGGKSLTLLSDDERERFKLYLLVALQDEDVEIQDAAIQGLAYLGGEEASRGILQIAGALDQDRDQERLQSIITFLAQIGLTEALKVGLLGENQDVARVTVQTLSQISPKGVEENRKVCDILMGAFWKAGLPVQRQIVSVVAAHGFEQAKDFFVKILNEHDDGTVLKSAVYLLGEQLRLAEVAGRIFPLLEHPYDDVKEAALDACIAIGGAEVMARFRDMFDSPDPISRLMSTYALGKLAPVENLDILKQAVEDELSDIRKVAVEALASVEGHDDIWRPLVLHRLSDESKDVRLTVIEIMGQHYDDDMVPHLIDALSDDDDWVKIRAMDALGEHSTPQAVSLMIDMLNNSNRFVVMKAIEALGNIGGGEAFAALLEVTNSDEYELVSAAEEAIAKIQDSQE
- a CDS encoding protein-glutamate O-methyltransferase CheR — translated: MSSLFSKTITLGKDLRITDLEFSHLRDFIYAECGIYIADNRKYLLENRLGNRLKKLNLKNFDEYYNLLRFDVGKAQEMKKLFEVITTNETSFYRNPPQLSVFQNEVLTEVFAFCRKQGRKLRIWSAGCSTGEEPYTISMIIHEMLKAEVASWDIRITANDLSDRVLESARKGIYNDYTLRTTPPDIVARYFVMDNGQNKIKQEVKRLVSFGQINLRDRVQVKRVERSQVIFCRNVIIYFDDEMKKRVINAFYDNLLPGGYLIIGHSESLHNITRAFKPIHYPGAIIYKKEE
- a CDS encoding response regulator encodes the protein MPKHILIVDDSKTVRNLVAFIMKKEGFKVTTAEDGLDGLEKLYSLGAVDLIVSDVNMPRMDGLTFIKTVREQAAYRDIPIVVLSTEGQDKDVQTGLTVGANLYMVKPAQPEKLVRNVKMLLG